In Kineococcus sp. NBC_00420, a single genomic region encodes these proteins:
- a CDS encoding SDR family NAD(P)-dependent oxidoreductase: MRLSDRFDLTGRTAVVTTGTGGVAGGCAHALGLAGARVLLAGGDTEEGEHLVKAMRADDIAAEFLHVEVTDVHDVERTLSTAVDRYGRVDVLVNAVDVRAPSAALDVTAPDWRRVVDGNLDTVWLWCQTFGRAFVAQRAGVIVNIGSTAGIIAGRPHWDHAAAASKAAVHHLTRSLAAEWAPFGVRVNAFAPGHVAADGAAVEDPRTRRHVLEDTPMERIATLEEITPAVVFLASDASSFTTGTVLVADGGYTTC, from the coding sequence TTGAGGCTGTCCGACAGGTTCGATCTCACGGGTCGCACGGCCGTCGTCACCACCGGGACGGGGGGCGTGGCCGGCGGCTGCGCGCACGCGCTCGGACTGGCCGGCGCCCGCGTCCTCCTGGCCGGTGGTGACACCGAGGAGGGCGAGCACCTCGTCAAGGCCATGCGCGCCGACGACATCGCGGCGGAGTTCCTGCACGTCGAGGTCACCGACGTCCACGACGTCGAGCGGACGTTGAGCACGGCCGTGGACCGGTACGGCCGGGTCGACGTCCTGGTCAACGCCGTGGACGTGCGCGCCCCGTCCGCGGCGCTCGACGTCACCGCGCCCGACTGGCGACGGGTCGTCGACGGCAACCTGGACACCGTCTGGCTGTGGTGCCAGACCTTCGGGCGGGCGTTCGTCGCCCAGCGCGCCGGCGTGATCGTGAACATCGGTTCGACCGCCGGGATCATCGCCGGCCGACCGCACTGGGACCACGCCGCGGCGGCGTCCAAGGCGGCCGTCCACCACCTGACCCGCAGCCTCGCCGCCGAGTGGGCCCCGTTCGGGGTGCGCGTCAACGCCTTCGCCCCGGGTCACGTCGCCGCCGACGGAGCCGCCGTCGAGGACCCGCGGACCCGCCGCCACGTCCTGGAGGACACCCCGATGGAACGCATCGCCACCCTCGAGGAGATCACCCCGGCCGTCGTGTTCCTCGCCAGCGACGCCTCCTCCTTCACCACCGGGACGGTCCTCGTCGCCGACGGCGGCTACACCACCTGCTGA
- a CDS encoding NAD(P)-dependent alcohol dehydrogenase, translating to MNTSAVLHAPRSLVIEQRERPVPAAHEVLVRVEAVGICGSDVHYYEHGRIGGYVVETPMVVGHEAAGTVVEVGADVDRGRLGELVALEPGVPDRTCEQCLAGRYNLCPAVVFFATPPVNGAIAQFVTLDAAFAHPAPAGLSAEQAAMAEPVSVGVWAARRGGITPGDRVLITGAGPIGLFTAQVARGFGATSVTLTDVSEFRLEVARGLGFTALPATEPLTGTFDVLLECSGAAAAWRSAVEVLAPAGRAVLVGMGADELPLPVPLVQGRELTITGIFRYANTYPTALSLIASGAVDTTPLITHRFPLAETEAALTLARRDARSLKAVVEPHSA from the coding sequence GTGAACACCAGCGCCGTCCTGCACGCACCCCGGTCCCTGGTCATCGAACAGCGCGAGCGACCCGTCCCCGCCGCCCACGAGGTGCTCGTCCGCGTCGAGGCCGTCGGCATCTGCGGGTCCGACGTGCACTACTACGAGCACGGCCGGATCGGCGGCTACGTCGTCGAGACCCCCATGGTCGTCGGCCACGAGGCCGCCGGGACCGTCGTGGAGGTGGGTGCCGACGTGGACCGCGGCCGCCTCGGGGAACTCGTCGCCCTCGAACCGGGAGTTCCCGACCGCACCTGCGAGCAGTGCCTGGCCGGTCGCTACAACCTCTGCCCCGCGGTGGTCTTCTTCGCCACCCCACCCGTGAACGGGGCCATCGCGCAGTTCGTCACCCTCGACGCGGCGTTCGCGCACCCCGCACCCGCGGGGCTCAGCGCCGAACAGGCCGCCATGGCCGAACCCGTGTCCGTGGGAGTCTGGGCCGCACGCCGCGGCGGCATCACGCCCGGCGACCGCGTCCTCATCACCGGCGCCGGACCCATCGGGTTGTTCACCGCCCAGGTGGCACGGGGTTTCGGAGCGACCTCGGTGACGCTGACCGACGTCAGCGAGTTCCGCCTGGAGGTGGCGCGGGGCCTCGGGTTCACCGCGCTCCCGGCCACGGAACCCCTCACGGGAACCTTCGACGTCCTCCTGGAGTGCTCCGGCGCCGCGGCCGCGTGGCGCTCCGCGGTGGAGGTCCTCGCCCCGGCCGGCCGGGCCGTCCTGGTGGGCATGGGCGCCGACGAACTACCCCTCCCGGTTCCGCTCGTCCAGGGCCGGGAACTCACCATCACCGGGATCTTCCGCTACGCCAACACCTACCCCACGGCGCTGTCCCTCATCGCCTCCGGCGCCGTCGACACCACCCCGCTCATCACCCACCGGTTCCCGCTCGCGGAGACCGAAGCGGCGCTGACCCTCGCCCGCCGCGACGCCCGGTCGCTGAAGGCCGTCGTCGAGCCCCACTCGGCCTGA
- a CDS encoding MFS transporter: MPTPSPVSTPVERPFPRAALGVLALLGFTLISTETMPAGVLHQIASGMGTSEGVVGQFVSAYALGTVLLTVPAIALTRSWPRKRLLITGILAFLLANTVTALSGGVTLSLVSRFVAGGCSGTLWGMLAGYALRIAPPAAAGRALSLISVGAPVGIAFGTPLGTWLGTTFGWRWSFAGLSVLAVVVLVLVVAVVPAADGQSTASHRPASQVVRIPAVALTLVVIVLWMLGNTTTYTYIAPFLRAGGSTVPLEGLLLVFGLASIVGIALTAALIDRAPRALVLGCAGAFALSGVVLVLFPHSPVVVHGAVAVWGVAFGGASPQLQRPLAAAGGEDADVANSFLPVAFNVAIFAAGVLGALVLASGGDRLLPLAMTVGGGAAFAVLVLGLRTVYPQHAPARTA; the protein is encoded by the coding sequence GTGCCGACACCGTCACCCGTCTCGACCCCCGTCGAACGGCCCTTCCCCCGGGCGGCTCTCGGCGTGCTGGCTCTGCTGGGTTTCACCCTCATCTCGACCGAGACCATGCCGGCCGGTGTCCTGCACCAGATCGCCTCCGGGATGGGAACCTCCGAGGGGGTCGTGGGTCAGTTCGTCAGCGCCTACGCGTTGGGAACCGTGCTGCTCACCGTTCCCGCGATCGCGCTGACCCGCTCCTGGCCCCGCAAGCGCCTGCTGATCACGGGGATCCTCGCCTTCCTCCTCGCGAACACGGTCACGGCCCTCTCCGGTGGAGTGACGCTTTCCCTGGTCTCGCGGTTCGTCGCGGGGGGTTGCTCGGGGACGTTGTGGGGGATGCTGGCCGGGTACGCGTTGCGCATCGCCCCGCCCGCGGCGGCCGGCCGGGCCCTCTCGCTGATCTCGGTGGGCGCTCCCGTGGGGATCGCGTTCGGAACGCCACTGGGGACGTGGCTCGGGACCACGTTCGGCTGGCGCTGGTCCTTCGCCGGACTCAGCGTCCTGGCCGTGGTCGTCCTGGTCCTGGTCGTCGCCGTGGTGCCCGCCGCCGACGGGCAGTCCACCGCGTCGCACCGGCCCGCGTCGCAGGTCGTCCGGATCCCCGCGGTCGCCCTCACCCTCGTCGTGATCGTCCTGTGGATGCTGGGGAACACCACGACGTACACCTACATCGCCCCCTTCCTCCGCGCCGGTGGTTCGACGGTTCCCCTGGAGGGGTTGCTGCTGGTCTTCGGCCTCGCCTCGATCGTCGGGATCGCCCTGACCGCGGCGCTCATCGACCGGGCGCCCCGGGCGCTGGTCCTGGGCTGCGCCGGCGCGTTCGCGCTGTCCGGGGTGGTGCTCGTGCTCTTCCCGCACTCCCCGGTCGTGGTCCACGGCGCGGTCGCCGTGTGGGGCGTCGCCTTCGGCGGGGCCTCCCCGCAGTTGCAGCGTCCGCTGGCCGCCGCGGGCGGGGAGGACGCGGACGTGGCGAACTCCTTCCTCCCCGTCGCCTTCAACGTCGCGATCTTCGCAGCGGGCGTGCTGGGGGCGCTGGTGCTCGCCTCGGGCGGCGACCGACTGCTCCCCCTGGCCATGACCGTGGGCGGCGGGGCCGCGTTCGCCGTCCTGGTCCTCGGCCTCCGCACCGTCTACCCGCAGCACGCTCCGGCGAGGACGGCCTGA
- a CDS encoding alpha/beta hydrolase yields MTSTSHESDTAELLPPGFSRRRVLTMSGVAAAAGTLATVPSSTAAHAEEPAPEDTWDKTFPRSAAVDHQKVTFTNRIGIELVADLYRPLDLVGPAPALVVGHPFGGVKEQTSGLYAQTMAERGFVTLAHDASYNGESSGWPRHIASLEAFVEDFSAAVDHLGTRPYVDRDRIGVLGVCASGGFALSAAQVDPRLKAVATVSMYDMGRAYRDGLGYAPVPSEVNTVEERQLALAEAAEQRWAEHEGAEVRYGGGDAVALKPSQQAAADEFAAYYTTPRGAHPRSHALSLTSLGAITGFVPLAQLELTAPRPLLLVAGEHAHSRYYTEDAYAQAPEPRELLIVPGAGHVDLYDRVDLIPWDRLAGFFHEHL; encoded by the coding sequence ATGACCTCGACGTCCCACGAGTCCGACACCGCCGAACTGCTCCCGCCGGGTTTCTCCCGTCGCCGCGTCCTGACGATGAGCGGCGTGGCCGCCGCGGCCGGAACGCTCGCGACGGTTCCGAGTTCGACCGCGGCCCACGCCGAGGAACCCGCGCCGGAGGACACGTGGGACAAGACGTTCCCCCGGAGCGCGGCCGTCGACCACCAGAAGGTGACCTTCACCAACCGGATCGGCATCGAACTGGTCGCCGACCTCTACCGTCCCCTGGACCTCGTCGGGCCGGCGCCGGCCCTCGTGGTGGGGCATCCCTTCGGCGGGGTGAAGGAGCAGACCTCCGGGCTGTACGCGCAGACCATGGCCGAACGTGGTTTCGTCACGCTCGCCCACGACGCCTCCTACAACGGTGAGAGCAGCGGGTGGCCGCGCCACATCGCCTCCCTCGAGGCCTTCGTCGAGGACTTCAGCGCGGCCGTCGACCACCTCGGTACCCGCCCCTACGTGGACCGGGACCGGATCGGCGTCCTCGGTGTCTGCGCCAGCGGAGGTTTCGCCCTCTCCGCAGCTCAGGTCGACCCGCGCCTCAAGGCGGTCGCCACCGTGAGCATGTACGACATGGGCCGCGCCTACCGGGACGGTCTGGGGTACGCACCGGTCCCGAGCGAGGTCAACACCGTCGAGGAACGGCAGCTCGCCCTCGCCGAGGCCGCCGAACAGCGGTGGGCGGAGCACGAGGGCGCCGAGGTGCGCTACGGAGGCGGCGACGCCGTGGCGCTGAAACCCTCCCAGCAGGCGGCGGCCGACGAGTTCGCCGCCTACTACACGACGCCGCGGGGTGCCCACCCGCGTTCGCACGCGCTGTCCCTCACCAGTCTCGGCGCGATCACCGGCTTCGTGCCGCTGGCCCAGCTCGAACTCACCGCACCCCGTCCCCTGCTGCTCGTCGCCGGCGAGCACGCGCACTCGCGCTACTACACCGAGGACGCCTACGCGCAGGCCCCGGAACCCAGGGAACTGCTCATCGTCCCCGGCGCCGGGCACGTCGACCTCTACGACCGGGTCGACCTGATCCCCTGGGACAGGCTCGCGGGGTTCTTCCACGAACACCTCTGA
- a CDS encoding helix-turn-helix transcriptional regulator → MDNRAEVRDFLTTRRAKVTPAQVGLPDAGQRRVPGLRRAEVASLAGVSVEYYAKLERGALGGVSASVLEGLARALRLDDAERTHLFALAQAADGTSALARPRRRSTTRWTPRPSLQWTLEAITVPAIVVSGRMDLLAANTVGAAMHSSVYESVHASVAGASPNFARYTFLDPDSHRFYPHWDVAAAIAVAILRTTAGADPRDKEMHDLVGELSTRSEEFRRLWGTHDVRHHGSGTKTFNHTAVGDLELAYESTSMVSEPGLTLTIYAAEPSSVTAERLQLLGSWAATRLEAREPASARHEASQSLEQR, encoded by the coding sequence ATGGACAACCGCGCCGAGGTCCGCGACTTCCTCACCACCCGCCGGGCCAAGGTCACCCCGGCCCAGGTCGGTCTGCCCGACGCCGGTCAGCGCCGGGTTCCCGGGCTGCGGCGGGCCGAGGTGGCGTCCCTGGCCGGGGTCAGCGTCGAGTACTACGCGAAGCTCGAGCGCGGTGCGCTCGGCGGGGTGTCCGCCTCGGTGCTCGAGGGGCTGGCCCGGGCGCTGCGGCTGGACGACGCCGAACGCACGCACCTGTTCGCCCTGGCCCAGGCCGCCGACGGAACCTCCGCGCTGGCTCGTCCGCGGCGACGGTCCACGACGCGCTGGACGCCGCGTCCCAGTCTGCAGTGGACGCTGGAGGCGATCACCGTGCCGGCGATCGTGGTCAGCGGGCGGATGGACCTGCTGGCGGCGAACACGGTCGGCGCGGCCATGCACTCCTCGGTGTACGAGTCCGTCCACGCCTCGGTCGCCGGCGCGTCCCCGAACTTCGCCCGCTACACCTTCCTCGATCCCGATTCCCACCGCTTCTACCCGCACTGGGACGTCGCCGCCGCGATCGCGGTCGCCATCCTGCGCACCACCGCCGGGGCCGATCCCCGCGACAAGGAGATGCACGACCTGGTGGGGGAGTTGTCCACCCGCAGCGAGGAGTTCCGTCGGCTCTGGGGGACCCACGACGTCCGCCACCACGGTTCGGGGACGAAGACCTTCAACCACACAGCCGTCGGTGACCTCGAACTGGCCTACGAGTCCACCTCGATGGTCTCCGAACCGGGTCTCACCCTGACCATCTACGCGGCGGAGCCGAGCAGCGTCACCGCGGAACGGCTGCAGCTCCTCGGGTCGTGGGCCGCGACCCGCCTCGAAGCCCGGGAACCCGCCTCCGCCCGGCACGAGGCGTCGCAGAGCCTCGAGCAGCGGTAG
- a CDS encoding zinc-dependent alcohol dehydrogenase family protein: MRAVVMHAPGDVRVEDVDRPTIVEPTDAIIRLTATCVCGSDLWPYRGSDEVTTPQPMGHEYCGVVEEVGADVRNVAVGDFVVGSFFASDNTCEICLAGYQTGCVHRQPGAPSGAQAEYARIALADGTLVATPGQPDADLVPSLLAASDVLGTGWFGAVAAEVGPGKTVAVVGDGAVGLCAVLAARQLGAERIIISSRHADRQALAREFGATDVLAERGEEFVAAVKELTGGLGAHSAVEAVGTHESMHQAIGATRAGGHVGFVGVLHDVAITGDDIFMTHVHLHGGPAPVRRFLPDLIQLIWDRKIDPGKVFDLELPLDDAAEAYRAMDERRATKVLLRP; the protein is encoded by the coding sequence GTGCGCGCTGTCGTGATGCACGCCCCCGGAGACGTCCGTGTCGAGGACGTCGACCGCCCCACGATCGTGGAACCCACGGACGCGATCATCCGCCTGACCGCGACCTGCGTCTGCGGGTCCGACCTGTGGCCCTACCGCGGCTCCGACGAGGTGACGACGCCGCAGCCGATGGGCCACGAGTACTGCGGGGTCGTCGAGGAGGTCGGCGCCGACGTCCGGAACGTGGCGGTCGGCGACTTCGTCGTCGGGTCGTTCTTCGCCTCCGACAACACCTGCGAGATCTGCCTGGCCGGCTACCAGACCGGCTGCGTCCACCGTCAGCCCGGTGCCCCCAGCGGCGCCCAGGCGGAGTACGCCCGCATCGCCCTCGCCGACGGCACCCTGGTCGCCACCCCGGGCCAGCCGGACGCCGACCTCGTCCCGTCTCTGCTGGCCGCCTCCGACGTCCTCGGCACCGGGTGGTTCGGGGCGGTCGCGGCCGAGGTCGGCCCCGGCAAGACCGTCGCCGTCGTCGGGGACGGCGCCGTGGGCCTGTGCGCGGTCCTCGCGGCCCGCCAGCTCGGCGCGGAGCGGATCATCATCTCGAGCCGTCACGCCGACCGGCAGGCCCTGGCCCGCGAGTTCGGCGCCACCGACGTCCTCGCCGAGCGCGGCGAGGAGTTCGTCGCCGCGGTGAAGGAACTCACCGGCGGGTTGGGGGCGCACTCCGCGGTCGAGGCGGTGGGGACCCACGAGTCGATGCACCAGGCCATCGGGGCCACCCGCGCCGGTGGGCACGTCGGCTTCGTCGGCGTCCTGCACGACGTCGCCATCACCGGCGACGACATCTTCATGACCCACGTCCACCTCCACGGCGGACCGGCTCCCGTGCGCCGGTTCCTGCCCGACCTGATCCAGCTCATCTGGGACCGGAAGATCGACCCCGGCAAGGTCTTCGACCTCGAGCTCCCGCTCGACGACGCCGCCGAGGCCTACCGGGCGATGGACGAGCGCCGCGCGACCAAGGTGCTCCTGCGGCCCTGA
- a CDS encoding (R)-mandelonitrile lyase — MQLSTPAATQRVTATFTGEVLMTPLAAGEAPSRVGVAHVRFTPGARTHWHVHPMGQVLHVTDGTALVGTRDGSVLRARAGDTVVCSPGEEHWHGATADSFAAHLAIHEAADTDGGGTSPVTWLEPVTDEDYARAQA, encoded by the coding sequence ATGCAGCTCAGCACCCCCGCGGCGACCCAGAGGGTGACGGCCACGTTCACCGGCGAGGTGCTGATGACCCCGCTGGCCGCGGGCGAGGCGCCCTCCCGGGTGGGAGTCGCCCACGTGCGGTTCACCCCCGGCGCACGCACCCACTGGCACGTCCACCCGATGGGCCAGGTCCTGCACGTCACCGACGGCACCGCCCTGGTGGGTACCCGGGACGGGTCGGTGCTGCGGGCCCGGGCCGGGGACACCGTGGTCTGCTCCCCGGGCGAGGAGCACTGGCACGGCGCCACCGCCGACTCCTTCGCCGCCCACCTGGCCATCCACGAGGCCGCCGACACCGACGGCGGTGGGACGAGCCCCGTCACCTGGCTCGAACCGGTGACCGACGAGGACTACGCACGCGCCCAGGCCTGA
- a CDS encoding alpha/beta hydrolase produces MSIETTPTARSDRRPPSRRGVLAAAGVGTLATAAVAVGPQDDAVASEAEHVTGADNFHTSDRVTVRRVTFLNQYDMTLAGNLFTPVDLPEDAAAPALVVGHPMGAVKEQSANLYATKMAERGYVTMSFDLPFWGESDGWPRQSVSPDLYAEAFSAAVDFLGTRAPVDRGRIGAIGVCGSGGFVLSAAKLDPRMRAIATVSMYDMGGLHRDGLDGTQSAQARQSWLADAAEQRYAQVDGDDVEWGYGTPLELTADSTDIEREFFDFYRTPRGEFTPAGASPDRTTMRPITQEARFANFHPFDDLETISSRPLLFVAGDQAHSRRFSEDAYRRAAEPKTLHWVRGAGHVDLYDRVDLIPFDLLGEFFDQHLAG; encoded by the coding sequence ATGTCGATCGAGACCACGCCCACCGCCCGCTCCGACCGCCGACCCCCGAGCCGACGGGGTGTGCTGGCCGCGGCCGGCGTCGGCACGCTCGCGACCGCCGCCGTCGCCGTCGGCCCGCAGGACGACGCCGTGGCGAGCGAGGCGGAGCACGTCACGGGTGCGGACAACTTCCACACCAGCGACCGCGTGACGGTCCGCCGCGTGACGTTCCTCAACCAGTACGACATGACGTTGGCGGGCAACCTGTTCACCCCCGTGGACCTGCCGGAGGACGCCGCCGCGCCCGCGCTGGTGGTGGGTCACCCCATGGGGGCCGTGAAGGAGCAGAGCGCGAACCTCTACGCCACGAAGATGGCGGAGCGGGGCTACGTCACGATGTCGTTCGACCTGCCCTTCTGGGGCGAGAGCGACGGGTGGCCGCGGCAGTCGGTGTCCCCCGACCTCTACGCGGAGGCCTTCAGCGCCGCGGTGGACTTCCTCGGAACCCGGGCTCCCGTCGACCGCGGACGCATCGGGGCGATCGGCGTCTGCGGCAGCGGGGGTTTCGTCCTCAGCGCCGCCAAGCTGGACCCGCGGATGCGGGCGATCGCCACCGTGAGCATGTACGACATGGGCGGCCTGCACCGCGACGGCCTCGACGGCACGCAGTCGGCACAGGCCCGCCAGAGCTGGCTCGCGGACGCCGCCGAACAGCGCTACGCCCAGGTCGACGGCGACGACGTCGAGTGGGGCTACGGCACCCCGCTGGAGCTGACGGCCGATTCCACCGACATCGAGCGTGAGTTCTTCGACTTCTACCGGACCCCGCGCGGCGAGTTCACCCCCGCCGGCGCCTCCCCGGACCGCACGACGATGCGGCCGATCACGCAGGAGGCGAGGTTCGCGAACTTCCACCCCTTCGACGACCTCGAGACGATCTCGTCGCGGCCGCTGCTGTTCGTCGCCGGGGACCAGGCGCACTCCCGGCGGTTCAGCGAGGACGCCTACCGGCGCGCGGCCGAGCCCAAGACGTTGCACTGGGTCCGCGGGGCCGGGCACGTCGACCTCTACGACCGGGTGGACCTGATCCCCTTCGACCTGCTGGGAGAGTTCTTCGACCAGCACCTGGCCGGCTGA
- a CDS encoding SDR family NAD(P)-dependent oxidoreductase, whose amino-acid sequence MTTIAVVGAGNGLGAAVARRFGAEGFAVALVSRTLAHVEELAAGLRSGGTAASGFEADVRDTASLTVALRAAHEELGPVEVLQYSPIPAQNYLRAVGETTSADLAEAVAFSVVGLATSVEAVLPGMRALGRGSILLVNGGSAVRPRLAVTGTSVAFAAESTYGALLHEGLAADGVHVGQLIVPGAITPGHPTHDPDVLATRLWSMHAGRERFREFAEAMDS is encoded by the coding sequence GTGACCACCATCGCCGTCGTCGGAGCAGGTAACGGCCTCGGAGCCGCGGTCGCGCGGAGGTTCGGGGCCGAGGGGTTCGCCGTCGCCCTCGTCTCCCGGACCCTCGCCCACGTCGAGGAGCTGGCGGCCGGGCTGCGCAGCGGTGGGACCGCGGCGAGCGGGTTCGAGGCCGACGTCCGGGACACCGCGTCCCTGACGGTGGCGCTGCGGGCGGCCCACGAGGAACTGGGTCCGGTGGAAGTGCTGCAGTACAGCCCGATCCCGGCGCAGAACTACCTGCGTGCCGTGGGTGAGACCACGAGCGCCGACCTCGCCGAGGCCGTCGCCTTCTCGGTGGTCGGGCTCGCGACGAGCGTCGAGGCGGTGCTGCCGGGCATGCGCGCCCTGGGCCGCGGGTCGATCCTCCTCGTCAACGGTGGCAGCGCCGTCCGTCCCCGGCTCGCGGTCACGGGGACGTCGGTGGCCTTCGCCGCGGAGAGCACCTACGGGGCACTGCTGCACGAGGGTCTGGCGGCCGACGGCGTCCACGTGGGTCAGCTGATCGTCCCGGGTGCAATCACCCCCGGTCACCCGACGCACGATCCCGACGTCCTCGCCACGCGGTTGTGGTCGATGCACGCCGGACGTGAGCGGTTCCGCGAGTTCGCCGAGGCGATGGACTCGTGA
- a CDS encoding dioxygenase family protein — protein MTDVPRNPPEFEGRTLPRPQDDLDEQGLGFDVVTVLTRRRALGVLGLGLSGTGLVACSDDELAAAPATGRGAGGTSATIAEIPAEIAGPFPGDGSNGLNVLQRSGVVRGDIRSSFEISATTAPGIPLTLTLTVLDLTRGGVPFAGAAVYAWQCDREGRYSLYSPELKGENYLRGVQVAAADGTVTFTSVFPGCYTGRWPHVHFEVYADLAAIDDSADALTTSQLALPEADCTAVYATTGYERSAVELAGVTLADDLVFRDDLGVRQLATVTGDPGDPGDVAAGCTATLTVGVGR, from the coding sequence GTGACCGACGTGCCGCGGAACCCGCCGGAGTTCGAGGGCAGGACCCTGCCGCGACCCCAGGACGACCTGGACGAGCAGGGCCTGGGTTTCGACGTCGTGACCGTGCTCACCCGTCGGCGTGCCCTGGGGGTCCTGGGGCTCGGACTGTCGGGGACCGGGTTGGTGGCGTGCTCCGACGACGAACTCGCTGCTGCGCCGGCCACCGGTCGTGGGGCGGGCGGGACGTCCGCCACGATCGCCGAGATCCCCGCGGAGATCGCCGGACCGTTCCCCGGTGACGGGTCGAACGGGCTGAACGTGCTGCAGCGCAGCGGAGTCGTGCGCGGTGACATCCGGTCGAGCTTCGAGATCAGCGCGACGACCGCGCCGGGGATCCCCCTGACGCTCACCCTGACCGTCCTCGACCTGACCCGGGGCGGGGTTCCGTTCGCCGGGGCCGCCGTGTACGCCTGGCAGTGCGACCGGGAAGGCCGCTACTCCCTGTACTCCCCGGAGTTGAAGGGCGAGAACTACCTCCGCGGGGTTCAGGTGGCCGCCGCGGACGGAACGGTGACCTTCACCTCCGTCTTCCCCGGGTGCTACACGGGACGGTGGCCCCACGTCCACTTCGAGGTCTACGCCGACCTCGCCGCGATCGACGACTCAGCCGACGCCCTCACCACGTCGCAGCTCGCGCTGCCCGAGGCCGACTGCACCGCCGTCTACGCCACCACCGGGTACGAGCGGTCGGCCGTCGAACTGGCCGGCGTCACCCTCGCGGACGACCTCGTCTTCCGCGACGACCTGGGCGTGCGGCAGCTGGCCACCGTCACCGGGGACCCCGGGGACCCCGGGGACGTGGCGGCGGGCTGCACCGCCACCCTGACCGTCGGGGTCGGACGCTGA
- a CDS encoding DUF2243 domain-containing protein, which yields MARRSLPVGVLVGIGVAGFLDETVFHQLLHWHHFYDRSTSTVGLVSDGWFHAGSWIAVVAGLFLFADLQRRRAVVGHRVLAGGLFGWGGFQLYDGLLQHKVFGLHQIRYGVDLWPYDVAWNLAALAGLAAGTVVLLVGRRRGRRRDA from the coding sequence GTGGCGCGACGCTCGCTGCCCGTGGGGGTCCTCGTCGGGATCGGGGTCGCGGGGTTCCTGGACGAGACGGTGTTCCACCAGCTCCTGCACTGGCACCACTTCTACGACCGCTCCACGTCGACGGTCGGTCTCGTCTCCGACGGCTGGTTCCACGCCGGCAGCTGGATCGCCGTCGTCGCCGGCCTGTTCCTCTTCGCGGACCTCCAGCGGCGTCGGGCCGTCGTGGGCCACCGCGTGCTGGCTGGCGGCCTCTTCGGCTGGGGCGGGTTCCAGCTCTATGACGGGCTCCTGCAGCACAAGGTGTTCGGCCTGCACCAGATCCGCTACGGCGTCGACCTGTGGCCCTACGACGTGGCGTGGAACCTGGCCGCGCTGGCCGGGTTGGCGGCCGGCACCGTCGTCCTGCTGGTGGGACGTCGGCGCGGGCGGCGGCGGGACGCGTGA
- a CDS encoding cytochrome c oxidase assembly protein, with protein sequence MIPGWVLLLAAGVLLASYLVAEGGLHRRGDRWPVPRTGAAVAAAVAWAVAGLWPVRGAVDDVVVHLLVTMAAPVLLALSAPVSLALRTVPPRLRGLLVRALHLHWSRVVTWLPVATALEVGGLYLYYLVPVPPAVHGLLMVHMVAAGWLFATVLVGPDPVPHRPVLAARAVALLTVFAAHDVLAKLLHARGGGAAAELLFYGGDVVELLTAVALFGRWYRRSRPRPVGRPPRPGAVRDRATR encoded by the coding sequence GTGATCCCCGGCTGGGTGCTCCTGCTCGCGGCGGGGGTGCTCCTGGCGTCGTACCTGGTGGCGGAGGGCGGTCTGCACCGGCGGGGTGACCGGTGGCCGGTCCCGCGGACGGGTGCCGCCGTCGCCGCGGCGGTGGCGTGGGCGGTCGCCGGGTTGTGGCCGGTCCGCGGGGCCGTCGACGACGTCGTCGTCCACCTGCTGGTGACGATGGCGGCGCCCGTGCTGCTGGCGTTGTCGGCCCCCGTGAGCCTCGCCCTGCGGACCGTCCCGCCCCGGCTGCGCGGACTGCTCGTCCGGGCGCTGCACCTGCACTGGTCGCGGGTGGTCACCTGGCTGCCGGTCGCGACCGCCCTCGAGGTCGGCGGTCTCTACCTGTACTACCTGGTCCCGGTCCCGCCCGCGGTGCACGGCCTGCTGATGGTCCACATGGTGGCGGCGGGGTGGCTGTTCGCGACGGTCCTCGTGGGTCCCGACCCCGTGCCCCACCGGCCGGTCCTCGCGGCCCGGGCGGTGGCGCTGCTGACCGTCTTCGCCGCCCACGACGTCCTGGCCAAGCTGCTCCACGCCCGCGGGGGCGGAGCAGCCGCCGAACTCCTGTTCTACGGCGGTGACGTCGTCGAACTCCTGACCGCGGTGGCGCTGTTCGGCCGGTGGTACCGACGGTCCCGCCCCCGTCCGGTCGGCCGTCCGCCACGTCCCGGTGCCGTCCGGGACCGCGCCACGCGCTGA